AAAGCAGGTGTTAGTGCCGCTAGTGTGAAGGGCAATGGCGGGCCAGGCAACGAAGAAGCTCACTTGGATAAAAAAAACAGCCAGAATAATCAATACAAGAGGTAGTAAGAAAAGTGGAAGCGCAACTTTTACGGTGTATAGACTGAACGATAGGGATACAACGTTGACTTTTCGCAGGTAGAAGATCGAAGTTATCTCACCGCTGTGCAATGGAGCTAGACAAGAATCAGGCTAATTTGTTCAGCCTGATTCCTGTTTTTGTATAAAAGTTTCATTGGGAGAAACCATAATGCCATAAAGATATCTTGAAATAGGAGGGTACACTATGCAGCAGCAAAGTATGAATATGCCAAATATGAACATGCAGCAGCCCCCAGGAGTGATTTCGACAAAGGATTCGCTTTATTTAACCGACATGATGTCGTGGAATTTACTGTCTGCCAAGAAAGCGCATTTCTTTGCCCAGCAGTGCCAGGATCCTGAAATAAAAGCAGAAGCAGAAAAGTGCGGACAAATGCATCAGCGTCATTACCAGCAGCTTCTTCAACACTTAGGCCAGCATGCGAATCAGCAACAGCCGCTAAACAATATGCAGTAGGAACGAAAAGCGGAAGCGCCTTGCCCAGGGGCGATATAGGAAGAATTATCGATTG
The DNA window shown above is from Neobacillus sp. WH10 and carries:
- a CDS encoding YuzL family protein is translated as MARMKKNPSKAGVSAASVKGNGGPGNEEAHLDKKNSQNNQYKR